One genomic region from uncultured Subdoligranulum sp. encodes:
- the recG gene encoding ATP-dependent DNA helicase RecG, whose product MAVRRPSKTERRFRMATIDSSIQYLKGVGPAFAKKFEKLGIRTIRDLLLCYPRKYIDYTQPYTVASAPYDVDCCVKATVLQKEPARRIKGGRVLSRALAADDSGVLMLSWFNASYAADKLIVGETYYFEGRVGGTLTHRELLHPLVRTEAQVAASPFVPVYHGTEGLPASRQASCAQAALAYVGELKDPLPAELLTRYRMPNKAQAVRAVHAPRNQADLAAGRRRLIFEELYLLQIGIFLLRSHDRRETSAPMRPLNLAPFWGSLPYAPTGAQRRATEEITRDLCGKVPMNRLLQGDVGSGKTLVAAAAIWFAAQNGWQSAMLAPTEILARQHAVTLADRLEPFGINVTLLVGGMKASEKRIALAAIADGRAGLVVGTHAVLTESVVFKNLGLAIVDEQHRFGVRQRGLLAGKAQSPHLLVMSATPIPRTLGLLMYGDLDISVLDELPPGRKPIKTWFINGKKRRDMYGFLDKQIEAGHQVYIVCPAIEENELDTGMQAVNKYYTEVACAMLPHRRIGLLHGKMKPKEKDEVMQQFKAGELDVLVSTTVIEVGVDVPNATAMVIENAERFGLSALHQLRGRVGRGAADSCCILISDNENDSVRERLRFLCHTSDGFAVAKYDLETRGPGDFFGQAQHGLPTLRVADLVQDTRTLRVAQDEAKALLAEDPNLTDPAHRALSDEVERLFATAGAMN is encoded by the coding sequence ATGGCGGTCCGCCGCCCATCCAAGACAGAAAGGAGGTTCCGTATGGCCACCATCGACAGTTCCATTCAATATCTGAAGGGCGTGGGCCCTGCTTTTGCCAAAAAGTTTGAAAAACTGGGCATCCGCACCATCCGGGACCTGCTGCTCTGCTATCCCCGCAAATACATCGATTATACCCAGCCCTACACGGTGGCTTCGGCCCCCTACGATGTGGACTGCTGCGTCAAGGCCACCGTGCTGCAGAAGGAGCCTGCCCGGCGCATCAAGGGCGGACGGGTGCTTAGCCGGGCGCTGGCCGCCGATGATTCCGGCGTGCTGATGCTGTCCTGGTTCAACGCTTCCTATGCAGCCGACAAGCTGATCGTGGGCGAAACCTATTATTTTGAAGGAAGGGTCGGCGGTACGCTGACCCACCGGGAACTGCTGCACCCGCTGGTGCGCACCGAAGCCCAGGTGGCAGCCAGTCCCTTCGTGCCGGTCTACCATGGAACCGAGGGCTTGCCGGCATCCCGGCAGGCCAGCTGTGCCCAGGCGGCACTGGCCTACGTGGGGGAGCTGAAGGACCCACTGCCGGCGGAACTGCTGACCCGTTACCGGATGCCCAACAAGGCCCAGGCGGTGCGGGCGGTCCATGCGCCCCGCAACCAGGCGGATCTGGCCGCAGGCCGTCGCCGCCTGATCTTTGAAGAACTGTACCTGCTGCAGATCGGCATCTTTCTGCTGCGCAGCCATGACCGCCGGGAGACCAGCGCCCCCATGCGGCCGCTGAATCTGGCCCCTTTCTGGGGTAGCCTGCCCTATGCGCCCACCGGCGCCCAGCGCCGTGCTACCGAGGAGATCACCCGGGATCTCTGCGGCAAGGTACCCATGAACCGTCTGCTACAGGGGGATGTGGGCAGCGGCAAAACGCTGGTGGCGGCTGCGGCCATCTGGTTCGCCGCCCAGAATGGCTGGCAGAGTGCCATGCTGGCGCCCACCGAGATCCTGGCCCGGCAGCATGCGGTCACACTGGCGGACCGGCTGGAGCCCTTCGGCATCAATGTGACGCTGCTGGTGGGCGGCATGAAGGCCAGCGAGAAGCGCATCGCCCTGGCGGCCATCGCCGACGGCCGGGCGGGTCTGGTGGTGGGCACCCATGCGGTGCTCACCGAGTCGGTGGTGTTCAAAAACCTTGGCCTTGCCATTGTGGACGAGCAGCATCGCTTCGGCGTGCGGCAACGGGGACTGCTGGCCGGCAAGGCGCAGAGCCCCCATCTGCTGGTCATGAGTGCCACACCCATCCCGCGCACCCTGGGCCTTTTGATGTACGGCGATCTGGATATCTCGGTGCTGGACGAACTGCCGCCCGGCCGCAAACCCATCAAGACCTGGTTCATCAACGGCAAAAAGCGGCGGGATATGTACGGCTTCCTGGATAAGCAGATCGAAGCCGGGCATCAGGTGTACATTGTCTGCCCGGCCATCGAGGAGAACGAGCTGGACACCGGCATGCAGGCGGTGAACAAGTACTATACCGAGGTGGCCTGCGCCATGCTGCCCCACCGGCGGATCGGCCTGCTCCACGGCAAGATGAAGCCCAAGGAGAAGGACGAGGTCATGCAGCAGTTCAAGGCCGGGGAGCTGGATGTGCTGGTCTCCACCACCGTCATCGAGGTGGGGGTGGACGTTCCCAACGCCACAGCCATGGTCATCGAGAATGCCGAGCGGTTCGGCCTTTCGGCGCTGCACCAGCTGCGGGGCCGGGTGGGCCGGGGTGCGGCGGACTCCTGCTGCATCCTGATCTCGGACAACGAAAACGATTCGGTGCGGGAACGTCTGCGCTTTCTGTGCCATACCTCGGACGGCTTCGCGGTGGCAAAATACGACCTGGAAACCCGGGGCCCCGGCGACTTTTTCGGCCAGGCCCAGCACGGTCTGCCCACCCTGCGGGTGGCGGACCTGGTGCAGGATACCCGCACGCTGCGGGTGGCCCAGGACGAGGCCAAGGCGCTGCTGGCGGAAGATCCCAACCTGACGGATCCGGCCCACCGGGCCCTTTCCGACGAGGTGGAGCGGCTGTTTGCCACGGCCGGGGCCATGAATTAA
- a CDS encoding serine hydrolase, whose protein sequence is MKRFWALFCTVVLTFVLVLPVAAEGESSALSADAPELTAPAGYVVNLDTNIVVYDKNSDTQLQAASLTKMMTCLLMLEQYQDQLDTITVTAPSYIYDLIWEKTTNASTADIRKGETQTLRNLLYAMLLPSANEAAYIVADYMGGGSIDNFVAMMNDEAAAIGCTGTTFADPCGLDERNVTTAKDAYLILRALTAYDVVGTVMATASYDMGTNDRYTTPGTYIIQNTNKMISNTSYYRAYTKGGKTGSLGEWQNFAGWHSQDGENYISVLLNVPNSTDEEGGRPALLETGTLMDWVYATYTIAPALDTTQPITESRVVYSTQTDTVMLYPADDMMTLLPREGGAALTEQVFNLPDHLTAPLKQGDVVGTVTLTIEGESIGTVDLIAGSDVDRNQMLYTISRVGEFFSSTYFKVVIMLTMAVIAVYAFVWVLSILGVWSRESEDK, encoded by the coding sequence ATGAAACGATTCTGGGCACTGTTTTGCACCGTTGTGCTGACCTTTGTGCTGGTACTGCCGGTGGCGGCGGAAGGGGAGAGCAGTGCACTGTCTGCCGACGCGCCGGAACTGACGGCCCCGGCGGGCTATGTTGTCAATCTGGACACCAACATTGTGGTGTACGACAAGAACAGCGATACCCAGCTGCAGGCGGCCAGTCTGACCAAGATGATGACCTGCCTTCTGATGCTGGAGCAGTATCAGGACCAGCTGGACACCATCACGGTCACGGCGCCCAGCTATATCTATGACCTGATCTGGGAGAAGACCACCAACGCCTCCACGGCGGATATCCGCAAGGGGGAGACCCAGACACTGCGCAATCTGCTCTATGCCATGCTGCTGCCCAGCGCCAACGAGGCAGCCTATATTGTGGCGGACTATATGGGCGGCGGCAGCATCGACAACTTTGTGGCCATGATGAACGACGAGGCGGCGGCCATCGGCTGCACGGGCACGACCTTCGCGGACCCCTGCGGTCTGGATGAACGCAACGTCACCACGGCCAAGGACGCCTACCTGATTCTGCGGGCCCTGACGGCCTACGACGTGGTGGGAACCGTCATGGCGACGGCCAGCTATGACATGGGCACCAACGACCGGTATACCACGCCCGGCACCTATATCATCCAGAACACCAACAAGATGATCTCCAACACCAGCTACTACCGGGCCTACACCAAAGGCGGCAAGACCGGCAGCCTGGGCGAATGGCAGAACTTTGCGGGCTGGCACAGCCAGGACGGCGAGAACTACATCAGTGTGTTGCTCAACGTGCCCAACTCCACCGATGAGGAGGGCGGCCGTCCGGCGCTGCTGGAGACAGGTACGCTGATGGACTGGGTCTATGCCACCTATACCATTGCCCCTGCGCTGGATACCACCCAGCCCATCACCGAGAGCCGGGTGGTCTACTCCACCCAGACCGATACCGTCATGCTCTACCCGGCGGACGATATGATGACGCTGCTGCCCCGGGAGGGCGGTGCAGCGCTGACCGAGCAGGTCTTCAACCTGCCGGACCACCTGACGGCCCCCCTGAAGCAGGGGGACGTGGTGGGCACCGTGACGCTGACCATCGAAGGAGAGAGCATCGGTACGGTGGACCTGATTGCAGGCAGCGACGTGGACCGCAACCAGATGTTGTATACGATTTCCCGTGTGGGAGAGTTCTTCTCCAGCACCTATTTTAAAGTGGTCATCATGCTGACGATGGCGGTCATTGCCGTCTATGCGTTTGTGTGGGTCCTGTCCATTCTGGGCGTCTGGAGCCGGGAAAGTGAAGACAAATAA
- a CDS encoding nicotinate phosphoribosyltransferase has translation MLDVKRNLTTMTDFYELTMSAGYLDEGYEDKVAVFDMFFRRVPDGGGYAIMAGLQQFIDAVDNLKFTDEDVNYLRSTGVFDEKFLHYLETFQLHCNIWAIEEGMPIFPQEPIVTVEGPAIECQLLETLLLVTFNHQCLIATKANRIVRSAAGRPVMEFGSRRAQGYDAAYFGARAAYIGGCGSTSCVMAARDFGIPASGTMAHSWVQMFPSEYEAFKKYAEMYPDACVLLVDTYNVLRHGVPDAIKVFDEVLKPMGKRPKGIRIDSGDIAYLSKKARKMLDEAGYPDCTICASNSLDEYLVRDLILQGARVDSFGIGENMITAKSDPVFGGVYKLAAVKEEDGSYTPKMKLSESAEKVTIPCLKKVWRIYDEDGKAMADLITMADEKVETQHGITLFDPIETWKECTYVHCTARCLSTPIYENGKRVYESPSLDDIKKFCKAQVNTLWDEVKRFENPHRYYVDLSQKLWDTRSALLKKLSK, from the coding sequence ATGCTGGATGTAAAACGTAATCTGACGACAATGACGGACTTCTATGAGCTGACCATGTCCGCCGGCTATCTGGACGAAGGGTATGAGGACAAGGTAGCGGTGTTTGACATGTTCTTCCGCCGTGTTCCGGACGGAGGCGGCTATGCGATCATGGCCGGCCTGCAGCAGTTCATTGACGCGGTGGACAATCTGAAGTTCACCGACGAGGACGTGAACTACCTGCGCTCCACCGGCGTCTTTGACGAGAAGTTCCTGCACTACCTGGAAACCTTCCAGCTGCACTGCAACATCTGGGCCATTGAGGAGGGCATGCCGATCTTCCCCCAGGAGCCCATCGTCACGGTGGAAGGCCCCGCCATCGAGTGCCAGCTGCTGGAGACTCTGCTGCTGGTGACCTTCAACCACCAGTGCCTCATCGCCACCAAGGCCAACCGTATTGTCCGTTCGGCCGCGGGACGCCCGGTGATGGAATTCGGCTCCCGCCGCGCCCAGGGGTATGACGCCGCCTACTTCGGCGCCCGCGCGGCCTACATCGGCGGCTGCGGTTCCACCTCCTGCGTCATGGCGGCCCGGGATTTCGGTATCCCGGCCTCCGGCACGATGGCCCACAGCTGGGTGCAGATGTTCCCCAGCGAATATGAAGCCTTCAAGAAGTATGCCGAGATGTATCCCGACGCCTGCGTGCTGCTGGTGGATACTTACAACGTGCTGCGCCACGGTGTGCCCGATGCCATCAAGGTGTTTGACGAGGTGCTCAAGCCCATGGGCAAGCGCCCCAAGGGCATCCGCATCGACTCCGGCGATATCGCTTATCTCTCCAAGAAGGCGCGCAAGATGCTGGATGAGGCCGGATATCCCGACTGCACCATCTGCGCCTCCAACAGCCTGGACGAATACCTGGTCCGTGACCTGATTCTCCAGGGCGCCCGGGTGGACAGCTTCGGCATCGGTGAGAATATGATCACCGCTAAGAGCGATCCGGTTTTCGGCGGCGTCTACAAGCTGGCCGCTGTCAAGGAGGAGGACGGCAGTTATACCCCCAAGATGAAGCTGTCCGAGTCGGCGGAAAAGGTCACCATTCCCTGCCTGAAAAAGGTGTGGCGCATCTATGACGAGGACGGCAAGGCGATGGCTGACCTCATCACCATGGCCGATGAAAAGGTGGAAACCCAGCACGGCATCACGCTGTTCGATCCCATCGAGACCTGGAAAGAGTGCACCTATGTCCACTGCACGGCGCGCTGCCTGTCCACGCCCATCTACGAGAACGGCAAGCGGGTGTATGAGAGCCCCAGCCTCGACGACATCAAGAAATTCTGCAAGGCCCAGGTGAATACCCTGTGGGATGAGGTCAAGCGTTTCGAGAATCCCCACCGCTACTATGTGGACCTGAGCCAGAAGCTGTGGGATACCCGCAGCGCCCTGCTGAAAAAACTGTCCAAATAA
- a CDS encoding putative ABC transporter permease, producing the protein MLERMSLFVLGGGGYLGIELAWRGSTHWTMFLAGGLCLCFLQALASRRMALPLAAGVGAVGVSGLEAVVGVLCRRFLHVAVWDYSAEWGNLAGLICPRYCFYWFLLCGWVVAVLRLASWTTSSPFYRTKRAAMKT; encoded by the coding sequence ATGTTGGAACGGATGAGCTTGTTTGTGTTGGGCGGCGGGGGATACCTGGGCATCGAACTGGCCTGGCGGGGCAGTACCCACTGGACGATGTTTCTGGCGGGCGGACTTTGTCTGTGCTTTCTGCAGGCGCTGGCCTCCCGGCGGATGGCCCTGCCTCTGGCAGCAGGGGTGGGTGCCGTGGGTGTCAGCGGCCTGGAGGCCGTGGTGGGGGTACTGTGCCGCCGCTTCCTGCACGTGGCCGTCTGGGATTACAGCGCCGAGTGGGGCAATCTGGCGGGGCTGATCTGCCCCCGGTACTGCTTTTACTGGTTTTTGCTCTGCGGCTGGGTGGTGGCGGTGCTGCGCCTGGCCAGCTGGACGACAAGCAGTCCCTTTTATCGTACTAAAAGAGCGGCTATGAAGACATGA
- a CDS encoding glycosyltransferase produces MKLITFTVPCYNSAAYMDRCIETLLPAGEEAEIILVDDGSTDDTGKVADSYAEKYPTIVRVIHQENGGHGEGVNQGIRNATGLFFKVVDSDDWLDTEALAKVMEVLRRFAKAETPLDLLMANYVYEHVADNTRNVVDYTGILPENRVFHWDEIGKFPPDKNILMHSVIYRTEVLRASGMVLPKHTFYVDNLFVYQPLPQVKTIYYLNLDLYRYFIGRDDQSVNEKNMIKRVDQQLRVTRLMMEAVDLFALPPEQDKLRAYMFNYFSMMMAISSIFLALDGSEEALAKRQKLWDDLKAHDERLYRRCRHSVAQACNLPGWLGCKLSIAGYRIAQKLFKFN; encoded by the coding sequence ATGAAACTGATTACTTTTACTGTGCCGTGCTATAACTCGGCCGCGTATATGGACCGCTGCATCGAGACGCTGCTGCCGGCGGGGGAGGAGGCCGAGATCATCCTGGTGGATGACGGCTCCACGGACGACACCGGCAAGGTGGCGGACAGCTACGCCGAAAAATATCCCACGATTGTGCGCGTCATCCATCAGGAGAACGGCGGTCACGGCGAGGGTGTCAACCAGGGCATCCGCAACGCCACGGGACTGTTTTTCAAGGTGGTGGATTCCGACGACTGGCTGGACACCGAGGCGCTGGCCAAGGTGATGGAGGTGCTGCGCCGTTTTGCTAAGGCCGAGACGCCGCTGGACCTGCTGATGGCCAACTATGTCTATGAGCATGTGGCGGATAACACCCGCAACGTGGTGGACTACACCGGCATCCTGCCGGAGAACCGGGTCTTCCACTGGGATGAGATCGGCAAGTTCCCGCCGGACAAGAACATCCTGATGCACAGCGTTATCTACCGCACCGAGGTGCTTCGCGCCAGCGGCATGGTGCTGCCCAAGCATACCTTCTATGTGGACAATCTGTTTGTCTACCAGCCGCTGCCCCAGGTCAAAACGATCTACTATCTCAATCTGGATCTCTACCGGTATTTCATCGGCCGGGACGACCAGAGTGTCAACGAGAAGAACATGATCAAGCGGGTGGACCAGCAGCTGCGTGTCACCCGGCTGATGATGGAAGCGGTGGATCTCTTTGCACTGCCCCCCGAACAGGACAAGCTGCGCGCCTATATGTTCAACTATTTCTCCATGATGATGGCCATTTCCAGCATCTTCCTGGCACTGGACGGCAGCGAGGAAGCCCTGGCCAAGCGGCAGAAACTGTGGGATGACCTCAAGGCCCACGACGAGCGGCTCTATCGCCGGTGCCGTCATTCGGTGGCCCAGGCTTGCAACCTGCCTGGGTGGCTGGGCTGCAAACTGAGCATTGCCGGGTACCGTATTGCGCAGAAGCTCTTCAAGTTCAACTGA
- a CDS encoding HAD family hydrolase, translating to MQQYKTILFDLDGTLTDSAPGILNSVRHACRRLGMDVPDEATLRRFLGPPLPSSFRDYLHLSETDVARAVAAFREYYPEKGIFENEAFPGIPELLHDLKKSGKTVVMATSKPEVFARRIMEHFALADCFDAICGATIDETRTEKAEVVAYALQAAGITDRQNVVMVGDREHDVKGAARNGLPCIGVLYGYGDAVELTAAGAVALAPTVEDLRPLLLG from the coding sequence ATGCAGCAATACAAGACCATTCTGTTTGATCTGGACGGCACGCTGACCGACTCGGCGCCCGGCATCCTTAACTCGGTGCGCCATGCCTGCCGGAGGCTGGGAATGGATGTGCCGGACGAGGCCACACTGCGCCGATTTCTCGGCCCGCCGCTGCCCTCCTCCTTCCGAGATTACCTGCACTTGAGTGAGACGGATGTGGCCCGTGCGGTGGCAGCGTTCCGGGAATATTACCCTGAGAAGGGCATCTTTGAAAATGAAGCCTTTCCCGGCATTCCCGAATTGCTCCATGATCTGAAAAAGTCCGGCAAAACGGTGGTGATGGCCACCAGCAAGCCGGAGGTGTTTGCCCGGCGCATCATGGAACACTTCGCTCTTGCGGACTGCTTTGACGCCATCTGCGGCGCCACCATCGACGAGACCCGCACCGAAAAGGCGGAGGTGGTTGCCTATGCGCTGCAGGCGGCGGGCATCACCGACCGGCAGAATGTGGTGATGGTGGGTGACCGGGAACACGATGTGAAGGGCGCGGCCCGCAACGGGCTGCCCTGCATCGGGGTGCTCTACGGCTACGGCGACGCCGTGGAACTCACGGCGGCCGGCGCGGTGGCCCTGGCTCCCACCGTGGAGGATCTGCGCCCGCTGCTGTTGGGATGA
- a CDS encoding nitroreductase yields MIENEVLSAIKARRSCRAYQPEQIKPEELDAVLEAGTWAPTGMNRQSPVIVVVQDKETRDKLSAINAAIMGSSGDPFYGAPTVLVVLSDRSVHTHVEDGSLVIGDLLLAASSIGLGSCWIHRAKETFETEEGKALLRKWGLDPDKYEGVGNCILGYPAPGGVKAAAPRKADYVVKA; encoded by the coding sequence ATGATTGAAAATGAAGTTTTGTCCGCCATCAAGGCGCGCCGCAGCTGCCGCGCCTATCAGCCGGAGCAGATCAAGCCGGAGGAACTGGATGCCGTGCTGGAGGCCGGTACCTGGGCACCCACGGGCATGAACCGTCAGAGCCCTGTGATCGTTGTGGTGCAGGACAAGGAAACCCGCGACAAGCTCTCCGCCATCAATGCCGCCATCATGGGCAGCAGCGGCGACCCGTTCTACGGTGCGCCCACCGTGCTGGTGGTGCTGTCCGACCGCAGCGTCCACACCCACGTGGAGGACGGCTCCCTGGTGATCGGCGATCTACTGCTGGCGGCTTCCAGCATCGGACTGGGCTCCTGCTGGATCCACCGCGCCAAGGAAACCTTTGAAACCGAGGAGGGCAAGGCGCTGCTGCGCAAGTGGGGCCTGGATCCCGACAAGTACGAGGGTGTGGGCAACTGCATCCTGGGCTATCCTGCGCCCGGCGGGGTCAAGGCCGCGGCACCGCGCAAGGCCGATTATGTGGTGAAGGCATGA
- the acpS gene encoding holo-ACP synthase, whose translation MILGIGIDLCDAQRIEKSLEKPSFCDYVYAPAEQALLAGLSGKRRAETAAANFAAKEAFLKAAGTGLGGFALSELALLRAENGAPYFELQGRAAAWATQRGLTVHVSLTHERGLANAIVLLEEHRPKGE comes from the coding sequence ATGATTCTCGGCATCGGCATCGATTTGTGTGACGCCCAGCGCATCGAGAAAAGCCTGGAGAAACCGTCTTTCTGCGACTATGTGTATGCACCGGCCGAACAGGCCCTGCTGGCGGGACTTTCCGGCAAGCGCCGGGCAGAGACCGCCGCGGCCAATTTCGCCGCCAAGGAAGCGTTCCTGAAGGCGGCCGGTACCGGGCTGGGCGGCTTCGCTCTGTCGGAACTGGCGCTGCTCCGGGCGGAAAACGGTGCGCCTTATTTTGAACTGCAGGGCCGGGCGGCGGCCTGGGCCACCCAGCGGGGACTGACGGTTCATGTCAGCCTGACCCACGAGAGGGGCCTGGCCAATGCCATTGTCCTGCTGGAAGAACACCGACCCAAAGGGGAGTGA
- a CDS encoding acyltransferase has protein sequence MAVRTPRASNLELLRILCMLFIIGDHLTGQGGIADYSTLSSSFAFCLIGCGSRIACSIFVLIGSWFLCEQPFATRRPLSLWLSLWLYTVPVTLLCALGGLPVSFGTLRWAVFPASTRQLWFISDYLVLLVCMPLLARMLHGLSRGAHRGLLLVLAVPLVLYPTLFAEDGIVSDLSWTFLYEYLLAAYLRRYPDNRLSRLLRHRALALALGIGLPLLNTAGRAWLEWQGCTDGKAFQYIAYYRTGLGALPNLLAALALFAFFQTLNLGSRRWVNALAGTTLGVYILHQVPAFRDFLWNGIFQAQAHRGSVPYTLFVIAATFAGCACVDALRTRLVLRPLYGSRWFRKLCDRGDALAAKIQLHD, from the coding sequence ATGGCTGTCAGAACACCTCGCGCCAGCAATCTGGAATTGCTGCGGATCCTCTGCATGCTGTTCATCATCGGTGACCATCTCACCGGGCAGGGGGGCATTGCGGATTACAGCACACTGTCCTCCTCCTTTGCCTTCTGCCTGATCGGCTGCGGTTCCCGCATCGCCTGCAGTATCTTTGTGCTCATCGGCAGTTGGTTTTTGTGCGAGCAGCCCTTTGCCACCCGCCGACCGCTGTCGCTGTGGCTGTCCCTGTGGCTGTACACGGTGCCGGTCACGCTGCTCTGCGCGCTGGGCGGCTTGCCGGTGTCTTTCGGCACGCTGCGGTGGGCGGTTTTCCCCGCCTCCACCCGGCAACTCTGGTTCATCTCGGACTATCTGGTGCTGCTGGTCTGCATGCCGCTGCTGGCCCGTATGCTCCATGGGTTGTCCCGCGGAGCCCACCGGGGGCTGTTGCTGGTGCTGGCAGTGCCGCTGGTTCTCTATCCCACGCTCTTTGCCGAGGACGGTATCGTCAGCGATCTGTCTTGGACATTCCTGTATGAATATCTGTTGGCAGCCTATCTGCGCCGCTACCCGGACAACCGCCTGAGCCGCCTGCTGCGTCACCGCGCCCTGGCACTGGCCCTGGGCATCGGTTTGCCGCTGCTCAACACGGCGGGCCGCGCCTGGCTGGAATGGCAGGGCTGCACCGACGGCAAGGCCTTCCAGTACATTGCCTACTACCGCACCGGTCTGGGGGCACTGCCCAATCTGCTGGCGGCGCTGGCCCTGTTTGCCTTTTTCCAGACGCTGAACCTGGGCAGCCGGCGCTGGGTGAATGCCCTGGCCGGCACCACGCTGGGGGTCTATATCCTGCACCAGGTGCCGGCGTTCCGGGATTTTCTGTGGAACGGCATCTTCCAGGCCCAGGCACACCGGGGCTCCGTGCCCTACACCCTGTTTGTGATCGCGGCAACCTTTGCGGGGTGCGCGTGTGTGGATGCGCTGCGCACCCGGCTGGTGCTGCGCCCACTGTACGGCAGCCGGTGGTTCCGAAAACTCTGTGACAGGGGCGACGCCCTGGCCGCAAAAATACAGCTTCATGATTAA
- a CDS encoding type II toxin-antitoxin system PemK/MazF family toxin, giving the protein MEVHRGEVFYADLSPVVGSEQGGIRPVLIIQNEIGNRHSPTVIAAAITSRQDKNRLPTHISVRADRCGLSKDSIVLTEQIRTLDKRRLRERAGRIPPDDMRRVDEALGVSMGLESQNTHEDGGYF; this is encoded by the coding sequence ATGGAAGTGCACAGAGGGGAAGTCTTTTACGCCGACCTGAGCCCGGTGGTGGGGTCAGAGCAGGGGGGCATCCGGCCGGTACTTATCATTCAGAATGAGATCGGGAACCGGCACAGTCCCACCGTCATTGCGGCAGCCATCACCAGCCGGCAGGACAAAAACCGGCTGCCCACCCATATCAGTGTGCGGGCCGACCGTTGCGGACTGTCCAAGGACAGCATCGTGCTCACCGAACAGATCCGTACGCTGGACAAACGCCGCCTGCGGGAGCGGGCCGGGCGGATTCCCCCCGACGACATGCGCCGGGTGGACGAAGCGCTGGGGGTCTCCATGGGGCTGGAGAGCCAGAACACCCATGAGGACGGCGGCTACTTTTGA